A section of the Macaca thibetana thibetana isolate TM-01 chromosome 10, ASM2454274v1, whole genome shotgun sequence genome encodes:
- the SF3A1 gene encoding splicing factor 3A subunit 1: protein MPAGPVQAVPPPPPVATEPKQPTEEEASSKEDSAPSKPVVGIIYPPPEVRNIVDKTASFVARNGPEFEARIRQNEINNPKFNFLNPNDPYHAYYRHKVSEFKEGKAQEPSAAIPKVMQQQQQATQQQLPQKVQAQVIQETIVPKEPPPEFEFIADPPSISAFDLDVVKLTAQFVARNGRQFLTQLMQKEQRNYQFDFLRPQHSLFNYFTKLVEQYTKILIPPKGLFSKLKKEAENPREVLDQVCYRVEWAKFQERERKKEEEEKEKERVAYAQIDWHDFVVVETVDFQPNEQGNFPPPTTPEELGARILIQERYEKFGESEEVEMEVESDEDDDKQEKAEEPPSQLDQDTQVQDMDEGSDDEEEGQKVPPPPETPMPPPLPPTPDQVIVRKDYDPKASKPLPPAPAPDEYLVSPITGEKIPASKMQEHMRIGLLDPRWLEQRDRSIREKQSDDEVYAPGLDIESSLKQLAERRTDIFGVEETAIGKKIGEEEIQKPEEKVTWDGHSGSMARTQQAAQANITLQEQIEAIHKAKGLVPEDDTKEKIGPSKPNEIPQQPPPPSSATNIPSSAPPITSVPRPPTMPPPVRTTVVSAVPVMPRPPMASVVRLPPGSVIAPMPPIIHAPRINVVPMPPSAPPIMAPRPPPMIVPTAFVPAPPVAPVPAPAPMPPVHPPPPMEDEPTSKKLKTEDSLMPEEEFLRRNKGPVSIKVQVPNMQDKTEWKLNGQVLVFTLPLTDQVSVIKVKIHEATGMPAGKQKLQYEGIFIKDSNSLAYYNMANGAVIHLALKERGGRKK, encoded by the exons AAATGGGCCTGAATTTGAAGCTAGGATCCGACAGAATGAGATCAACAACCCCAAGTTCAACTTTCTGAACCCCAATGACCCTTACCATGCCTATTACCGCCACAAGGTCAGCGAGTTCAAGGAGGGGAAGGCTCAGGAGCCGTCAGCTGCCATCCCCAAGGtcatgcagcagcagcagcaggccaCCCAGCAGCAGCTGCCCCAGAAG GTCCAAGCCCAAGTAATCCAAGAGACCATCGTGCCCAAAGAGCCTCCTCCTGAGTTTGAGTTTATTGCTGATCCCCCCTCCATCTCAGCCTTCGACCTGGATGTGGTGAAGCTGACAGCTCAGTTTGTGGCCAGGAATGGGCGCCAGTTTCTGACCCAGCTGATGCAGAAAGAGCAGCGCAACTACCAGTTTGACTTTCTCCGCCCACAGCACAGCCTCTTTAACTACTTCACGAAGCTAGTGGAGCAGTACACCAAG ATCTTGATTCCACCCAAAGGTTTATTTTCAAAGCTCAAGAAAGAGGCTGAAAACCCCCGAGAAGTTTTGGATCAG GTGTGTTACCGAGTGGAATGGGCCAAATTCCAGGAACgtgagaggaagaaggaagaagaggagaaggagaaggagcgGGTGGCCTATGCTCAGATTGACTGGCATGATTTTGTGGTGGTGGAAACAGTGGACTTCCAACCCAATGAGCAAG GGAActtccctccccccaccacgCCGGAGGAGCTGGGGGCCCGAATCCTCATTCAGGAGCGCTATGAGAAGTTTGGGGAGAGTGAGGAAGTTGAGATGGAGGTCGAGTCTGATGAGGACGATGACAAACAGGAGAAGGCAGAGGAACCTCCTTCCCAGCTGGACCAGGACACCCAAGTACAAGACATGGATGAG GGTTCAGATGATGAAGAAGAAGGGCAGAAAgtacccccacccccagagaCGCCCATGCCTCCACCTCTGCCCCCAACTCCAGACCAAGTCATTGTCCGCAAGGACTATGATCCCAAAG CCTCCAAGCCCTTGCCTCCAGCCCCTGCTCCAGATGAGTATCTTGTGTCCCCCATTACTGGTGAGAAGATCCCTGCCAGCAAAATGCAAGAACACATGCGCATTGGACTTCTTGACCCTCGCTGGCTGGAACAGCGGGATCGCTCCATCCGTGAGAAGCAGAGTGATGACGAGGTGTACGCACCAG GTCTGGATATTGAGAGCAGCTTGAAGCAGTTGGCTGAGCGGCGTACTGACATCTTCGGTGTAGAGGAAACAGCTATTGGTAAGAAGATCGGTGAGGAGGAGATCCAGAAGCCAGAGGAAAAG GTGACCTGGGATGGCCACTCAGGCAGCATGGCCCGGACCCAGCAGGCTGCCCAGGCCAACATCACCCTCCAGGAGCAGATTGAGGCCATTCACAAAGCCAAAGGCCTGGTGCCAGAGGATGACACCAAAGAGAAGATTGGCCCCAGCAAGCCCAATGAAATCCCTCAACAGCCACCGCCACCATCTTCAGCCACCAACATCCCCAGCTCGGCCCCACCCATCACTTCAGTGCCCCGACCACCCACA ATGCCACCTCCAGTTCGTACTACAGTTGTCTCTGCAGTACCTGTCATGCCCCGGCCCCCAATGGCATCTGTGGTTCGGCTGCCCCCAGGCTCAGTGATCGCCCCCATGCCGCCCATCATCCACGCGCCCAGAATCAACGTGGTGCCCATGCCTCCCTCGGCCCCTCCTATCATGGCCCCCCGCCCACCCCCTATGATTGTGCCAACAG CCTTTGTGCCTGCTCCACCTGTGGCACCTGTCCCAGCTCCAGCCCCAATGCCCCCTGTTCATCCCCCACCTCCCATGGAAGATGAGCCTACCTCCAAAAAACTGAAGACAGAAGACAGCCTCATGCCAGAGGAGGAGTTCCTGCGCAGAAACAAG GGTCCAGTGTCTATCAAAGTCCAGGTGCCCAACATGCAGGATAAGACAGAATGGAAACTGAATGGGCAGGTGCTGGTCTTCACTCTCCCGCTCACGGACCAG GTCTCTGTCATTAAGGTGAAGATTCATGAAGCCACAGGCATGCCTGCAGGGAAACAGAAACTACAGTATGAG GGTATCTTCATCAAAGATTCCAACTCACTGGCCTACTACAACATGGCCAATGGCGCAGTCATCCACCTGGCCCTCAAGGAGAGAGGCGGGAGGAAGAAGTAG